A window of the Microvirga terrae genome harbors these coding sequences:
- the gltX gene encoding glutamate--tRNA ligase, with product MSKPIVRFAPSPTGHIHIGNTRVALLNALFARREGGTFILRFDDTDVARSKKEYADSIETDLRWLGIPPDVIVRQSDRFDLYDAAAERLKAVGRLYACYETQEELEFRRKRQLARGLPPIYDRAALRLTDEDRAKLEQEGRRPHWRFRLEPTNVTWDDLVRGPCHVDCSSLSDPVLVREDGTYLYTLPSVVDDIELKITHVIRGEDHVTNTAVQIQIFEALGAAVPTFAHHSLLITASGEGLSKRLGHLSIKGLREAGLEPQAVASLAVLVGSAEAVRPVADLNDLARLIDFSHISRAPAKFDESELEHLNARLIHDMPYEAARERLAELGADEGEGFWNAVRGNLTKVRDAAEWANVVRGPVSPVIEDEAFIAAATAVLPAEPWDAATWKAWTEAVKAATGVKGKALFMPLRLALTGLDHGPELGALLPLIGPERARARLAGQAA from the coding sequence ATGTCCAAGCCCATCGTCCGCTTCGCCCCGTCCCCGACTGGGCACATCCATATCGGCAACACCCGCGTGGCCCTGCTCAACGCGCTCTTCGCGCGCCGGGAGGGCGGCACCTTCATCCTGCGCTTCGACGATACGGACGTGGCGCGGTCGAAGAAGGAATACGCGGATTCCATCGAGACCGACCTGCGCTGGCTCGGCATCCCGCCGGACGTGATCGTCCGTCAGTCCGACCGGTTCGATCTCTATGACGCGGCCGCCGAGCGGCTGAAGGCGGTCGGCCGTCTCTATGCCTGCTACGAGACGCAGGAAGAGCTGGAATTCCGCCGCAAGCGTCAGCTCGCCCGCGGCCTGCCGCCGATCTACGACCGGGCCGCCCTCAGGCTGACCGATGAAGACCGGGCCAAGCTGGAGCAGGAAGGACGCAGGCCCCATTGGCGCTTCCGCCTCGAGCCGACGAACGTCACCTGGGACGATCTCGTGCGCGGGCCCTGCCACGTGGATTGCAGTTCGCTGTCCGACCCGGTGCTGGTGCGAGAGGACGGAACCTATCTCTACACGCTGCCATCCGTGGTGGACGATATCGAGCTCAAGATCACCCATGTGATCCGGGGCGAGGACCACGTCACCAACACGGCGGTGCAGATCCAGATCTTCGAGGCGCTCGGCGCGGCCGTGCCCACCTTCGCCCATCACAGCCTGCTGATCACGGCGAGCGGCGAGGGCCTCTCGAAGCGCCTCGGCCATCTCTCGATCAAGGGGCTGCGCGAGGCCGGCCTCGAGCCGCAGGCGGTGGCCTCGCTCGCCGTGCTGGTCGGCTCGGCGGAGGCAGTGCGGCCCGTTGCCGATCTCAATGACCTCGCGCGCCTGATCGACTTCTCCCATATCTCCCGTGCGCCCGCGAAGTTCGACGAGAGCGAGCTGGAGCATCTGAACGCTCGCCTGATCCACGACATGCCCTACGAGGCCGCTCGTGAGCGGCTGGCGGAGCTCGGGGCCGACGAGGGCGAGGGGTTCTGGAACGCGGTGCGCGGCAATCTGACGAAGGTGCGCGACGCGGCCGAATGGGCGAACGTCGTGCGGGGCCCGGTGTCGCCGGTGATCGAGGACGAGGCGTTCATCGCGGCGGCCACGGCCGTCCTCCCGGCGGAGCCCTGGGATGCCGCGACCTGGAAGGCCTGGACGGAGGCTGTGAAGGCCGCCACAGGCGTGAAGGGCAAGGCCCTGTTCATGCCGCTGCGCCTGGCGCTCACCGGGCTCGACCACGGTCCCGAGCTCGGCGCCCTGCTGCCGCTGATCGGGCCCGAGAGGGCGAGGGCACGGCTGGCCGGGCAGGCAGCTTGA